One window of Burkholderia thailandensis E264 genomic DNA carries:
- a CDS encoding YciI-like protein, whose product MYYLLTYELVDDYLERRGAYRADHLALAKAATARGELLLAGALAAPADEAVLVFDAPSPAVAEAFAQADPYVANGLVKRWRVRPWTVVIGKLATPA is encoded by the coding sequence ATGTATTACCTGCTGACCTACGAACTCGTCGACGACTACCTCGAGCGGCGCGGCGCCTACCGCGCCGATCATCTCGCGCTCGCGAAGGCGGCGACCGCACGCGGCGAGCTGCTGCTCGCGGGCGCGCTCGCCGCCCCGGCCGACGAAGCGGTGCTCGTGTTCGACGCGCCGTCGCCCGCCGTCGCCGAAGCGTTCGCGCAAGCCGATCCCTACGTCGCGAACGGCCTCGTGAAGCGCTGGCGGGTTCGGCCGTGGACGGTCGTCATCGGCAAGCTCGCGACGCCCGCCTGA
- a CDS encoding DUF3772 domain-containing protein, which translates to MIRLATFARRVALIGLLHLFCAALPAAAADLASGAAVPPAPTISRDEALAELKRVQAALDRIKQQASAATSYKQLDALDESTQALTADVDKLTAALVPTRAQLQAQLDVLGPPPAPGAAPETAAVARQRADLNARRTQLDAALKQAADEKESLANLTQQYSKLRRSLLRDQLALRSSGILGAQFWAPLFHPTDDDRQELGAFSAQIGQVLAAAWEPGRRLGTALLLAAALAVWTLGRRLAERALAWFSLTRLPETRVRRSALATSIAASSVLTTGIAVQFVYLALTRDYALSSALQDFADELAKLALTCALIAGLGRALLCTRHPSWRLPALADEVALAMRPFPAILAALLLVAGALEELNRTADTSLQVTLFGRGIVSLVVVVTIGASLLRANRARTALAAAGEPPEARSTLAGLIHAGVTLTVVAALVALLVGYISVARFLTYELVWFEIVLGSAYLLTRLTRDAYASAFSANLSSGKLIKHLFGLNDGHLDQARTVLSGISTSVLLLVAVVALLTGGFGTTPNDLLVSVISMFGGDKLQRLNIVPGRILNAALALAIGIYLLRSVRRWLDNELLPAIGMDQGMRASLITLYSNLGYVAIVLLALSLLGVKWDNLAWIVSALSVGIGFGLQEIVKNFVSGLILLTERPVKVGDMISISGVEGDIRRINVRATEIQLSDRSTVIVPNSQLISQNLRNVTMGNSTQGVATLTLTFPLNTDPEQVRDLLLDAYREHASILEKPAPSVTFSQLTPDGITLSVTGYVGSPRIAAATKSDLLFEILKRLRAAGIALSNPQTLMVQNLPPPPSD; encoded by the coding sequence ATGATCCGTCTTGCGACATTCGCGCGCCGCGTCGCGCTGATTGGCCTATTGCATCTCTTTTGTGCGGCGCTGCCCGCGGCGGCGGCCGACCTCGCGTCGGGCGCGGCCGTGCCGCCCGCGCCGACGATCTCGCGCGACGAAGCGCTCGCCGAGCTCAAGCGCGTGCAGGCCGCGCTCGACCGGATCAAGCAGCAGGCGTCGGCCGCGACGAGCTACAAGCAACTGGACGCGCTCGACGAATCGACGCAGGCGCTGACGGCCGACGTCGACAAGCTGACGGCCGCGCTCGTGCCCACGCGCGCGCAGCTTCAGGCGCAGCTCGACGTGCTCGGGCCGCCGCCCGCCCCGGGCGCCGCCCCCGAGACGGCCGCCGTCGCGCGGCAGCGCGCGGATCTGAACGCGCGCAGGACGCAGCTCGACGCCGCGCTGAAGCAGGCCGCCGACGAAAAAGAAAGCCTCGCGAACCTGACTCAGCAATACTCGAAGCTGCGTCGCAGCCTGCTGCGCGATCAGCTCGCGCTGCGCTCGAGCGGCATTCTCGGCGCGCAGTTCTGGGCGCCGCTCTTTCATCCGACGGACGACGACCGGCAGGAGCTCGGCGCGTTCAGCGCGCAGATCGGGCAAGTGCTCGCCGCGGCGTGGGAGCCGGGCCGCCGGCTCGGCACCGCGCTGCTGCTCGCCGCCGCGCTCGCCGTGTGGACGCTCGGCAGGCGGCTCGCCGAGCGCGCGCTCGCGTGGTTCAGCCTGACCAGGCTGCCGGAGACGCGCGTGCGGCGCAGCGCGCTCGCGACGTCGATCGCGGCGTCGAGCGTCTTGACGACGGGCATCGCGGTGCAGTTCGTCTACCTCGCGCTCACACGCGACTACGCGCTGTCGAGCGCGCTGCAGGATTTCGCCGACGAACTGGCCAAGCTCGCGCTGACCTGCGCACTGATCGCGGGCCTCGGCCGCGCGCTGCTGTGCACGCGCCATCCGAGCTGGCGGCTGCCCGCGCTCGCCGACGAAGTCGCGCTCGCGATGCGGCCGTTCCCGGCGATACTCGCGGCGCTGCTGCTCGTCGCGGGCGCGCTCGAGGAGTTGAACCGGACGGCCGACACGAGCCTGCAGGTCACGCTGTTCGGGCGCGGGATCGTGTCGCTCGTCGTCGTCGTGACGATCGGCGCGTCGCTGCTGCGCGCGAACCGCGCACGCACCGCGCTCGCCGCCGCGGGCGAGCCGCCCGAGGCGCGTTCGACGCTCGCCGGGCTGATTCACGCGGGCGTCACGCTGACCGTCGTCGCGGCGCTCGTCGCGCTCCTCGTCGGCTATATCTCGGTCGCCCGCTTCCTGACCTACGAGCTCGTCTGGTTCGAGATCGTGCTCGGCAGCGCGTATCTGCTGACGCGCCTCACGCGCGACGCGTACGCGAGCGCGTTCTCCGCGAACCTGTCGAGCGGCAAGCTGATCAAGCATCTGTTCGGGCTGAACGACGGCCATCTCGATCAGGCAAGAACGGTTCTGAGCGGAATCAGCACGAGCGTGCTGCTGCTCGTGGCCGTCGTCGCGCTGCTCACGGGCGGCTTCGGCACGACGCCGAACGACCTGCTCGTGAGCGTGATCTCGATGTTCGGCGGCGACAAGCTGCAGCGCCTGAACATCGTGCCCGGCCGCATCCTGAACGCGGCGCTCGCGCTCGCGATCGGCATCTACCTGCTGCGCTCGGTGCGCCGCTGGCTCGACAACGAGCTGCTGCCCGCGATCGGCATGGATCAAGGCATGCGCGCGTCGCTCATCACGCTGTACAGCAATCTCGGCTACGTCGCGATCGTGCTGCTCGCGCTATCGCTGCTCGGCGTCAAATGGGACAACCTCGCGTGGATCGTGAGCGCGCTGTCGGTGGGCATCGGCTTCGGTCTGCAGGAGATCGTGAAGAACTTCGTGTCCGGGCTGATCCTGCTCACCGAGCGGCCGGTGAAGGTCGGCGACATGATCAGCATCTCGGGCGTCGAAGGCGACATCCGGCGGATCAACGTGCGCGCGACCGAGATCCAGCTCTCCGACCGCTCGACGGTGATCGTGCCGAACTCGCAGTTGATCTCGCAGAACCTGCGCAACGTGACGATGGGCAACAGCACGCAAGGCGTCGCGACGCTGACGCTCACGTTTCCGCTCAACACCGATCCCGAGCAGGTGCGCGACCTGCTGCTCGACGCGTACCGGGAGCACGCGTCGATCCTCGAGAAGCCCGCGCCGTCCGTCACGTTCAGTCAGTTGACGCCGGACGGGATCACGCTCAGCGTGACGGGCTACGTCGGCAGCCCGCGGATCGCGGCGGCGACGAAGAGCGACCTGCTGTTCGAGATCCTCAAGCGGCTGCGCGCAGCGGGCATTGCGCTGTCGAATCCGCAGACGCTGATGGTGCAGAACCTGCCGCCGCCCCCGAGCGACTGA
- a CDS encoding c-type cytochrome codes for MKIRNLSITAVGFALALGLSACGQRDGGAPPAAASASIAPAASVTVDASANASPSAASTPAASSDAAPAAPVTTAAADAPNPAGEKVFKSVCFMCHQTGAAGAPIAGNKDDWAPRIAQGKPTLYKHALEGFTGNKGTMPPRGGNPSLKDNEVEAAVDFMVAKVH; via the coding sequence ATGAAGATACGAAACCTGTCGATCACCGCCGTCGGATTCGCGCTCGCGCTCGGCCTGTCGGCCTGCGGCCAGCGCGACGGCGGCGCGCCGCCCGCCGCCGCGTCGGCGTCGATCGCGCCCGCCGCGTCCGTCACGGTCGATGCGTCCGCGAACGCGAGCCCGTCGGCCGCATCCACGCCCGCCGCTTCGAGCGATGCGGCACCCGCGGCGCCCGTGACGACGGCCGCCGCGGACGCGCCGAACCCCGCCGGCGAGAAGGTATTCAAGAGCGTGTGCTTCATGTGCCACCAGACGGGCGCGGCCGGCGCGCCGATCGCCGGCAACAAGGACGACTGGGCGCCGCGCATCGCGCAAGGCAAGCCGACGCTGTACAAGCACGCGCTCGAGGGCTTCACCGGCAACAAGGGCACGATGCCGCCGCGCGGCGGCAATCCGAGCCTGAAGGACAACGAAGTCGAAGCCGCCGTCGACTTCATGGTCGCCAAGGTGCACTGA
- the corA gene encoding magnesium/cobalt transporter CorA, giving the protein MLINCAAYQDGRKLADIDIDDISDYVAKPECFVWVALKDPEPEEIERMGEEFGLHELALEDARKGHQRPKIEEYGDSLFAVLHTVEIDQQGEPQVGELNVFVGPNYVLSIRNHTEQDFRAVRARCEREPHLLKEGAAFVFYALMDQVVDRYFPTLEALGAELEALEDRIFEKTGTAAARALIEDLYTLKRRLVMLHQHTAPLVEPLAKLVGGRIPQICAGMDHYFRDVYDHLMRIVRTIEGRREMLVTAIQVNLGMISLAESEVTKRLGSFAALFAIPTMIAGIYGMNFNNIPELHWRYGFYVCLGAMAAADLFLWRRFRKAGWL; this is encoded by the coding sequence ATGCTGATCAACTGCGCCGCATACCAGGATGGCCGCAAGCTGGCCGACATCGACATCGACGACATCAGCGACTACGTCGCGAAGCCCGAGTGCTTCGTCTGGGTCGCGCTGAAGGACCCCGAGCCGGAAGAGATCGAGCGGATGGGCGAGGAGTTCGGCCTGCACGAACTCGCGCTCGAGGACGCGCGCAAGGGCCACCAGCGCCCGAAGATCGAGGAGTACGGCGATTCGCTGTTCGCCGTGCTGCACACGGTCGAGATCGACCAGCAGGGCGAGCCGCAGGTGGGCGAGCTGAACGTGTTCGTCGGCCCGAACTACGTGCTGTCGATCCGCAATCACACCGAGCAGGATTTCCGCGCGGTGCGCGCGCGCTGCGAACGCGAGCCGCATTTGCTGAAGGAGGGCGCCGCGTTCGTGTTCTATGCGCTGATGGATCAGGTCGTCGACCGCTATTTCCCGACGCTCGAGGCGCTCGGCGCCGAGCTGGAGGCGCTGGAGGACCGGATCTTCGAGAAGACGGGCACGGCCGCCGCCCGCGCGCTGATCGAGGACTTGTACACGCTCAAGCGCCGGCTCGTGATGCTGCATCAGCACACGGCGCCGCTCGTCGAGCCGCTCGCGAAGCTCGTCGGCGGCCGGATTCCGCAGATCTGCGCGGGGATGGACCATTATTTCCGCGACGTCTACGACCATCTGATGCGCATCGTGCGGACGATCGAAGGGCGGCGCGAGATGCTCGTCACCGCGATCCAGGTGAACCTCGGGATGATCTCGCTCGCGGAAAGCGAGGTGACGAAGCGGCTCGGCTCGTTCGCCGCGCTGTTCGCGATCCCGACGATGATCGCCGGGATCTACGGAATGAACTTCAACAACATACCGGAGCTGCACTGGCGCTACGGCTTCTACGTGTGCCTCGGCGCGATGGCGGCCGCCGATCTGTTCCTGTGGCGGCGCTTCAGGAAGGCCGGCTGGCTGTGA
- a CDS encoding AAA family ATPase — translation MTYLVFFCGHAGTGKTTLAKRLIRPLMQTTGEAFCLLDKDTLYGRYSSAAMGALTHDPNDRDSPLYLKHLRDPEYQGLLDTARENLELGISVIVVGPLSREVRDRRLFDRAWLGIGPDVELRIVWVHTSEDTAHARIVARGNPNDAYKLAHWDDYRQRRFIPTGEQCQGLLMFDNTAPTDTDVDALLDHIAPSRARGASTVPPLPA, via the coding sequence GTGACGTATCTGGTGTTTTTCTGCGGCCATGCGGGCACCGGCAAGACGACGCTCGCGAAGCGGCTGATCCGGCCGCTGATGCAGACGACGGGCGAAGCGTTCTGCCTGCTCGACAAGGACACGCTGTACGGCCGCTACAGTTCGGCCGCGATGGGCGCGCTCACGCACGACCCGAACGATCGCGACAGCCCGCTCTATCTGAAGCATCTGCGCGATCCCGAATACCAGGGGCTGCTCGACACCGCGCGCGAGAACCTGGAGCTCGGCATCAGCGTGATCGTCGTCGGACCGCTGTCGCGCGAGGTGCGCGACCGCCGCCTGTTCGATCGCGCGTGGCTCGGCATCGGGCCCGACGTCGAGCTGCGGATCGTCTGGGTCCACACGTCGGAGGACACCGCGCACGCGCGCATCGTCGCGCGCGGCAATCCGAACGATGCGTACAAGCTCGCGCACTGGGACGATTACCGGCAACGCCGCTTCATCCCGACAGGCGAGCAATGCCAAGGGCTCCTGATGTTCGACAACACCGCGCCGACGGATACCGACGTCGACGCGCTGCTCGATCACATCGCGCCGTCGCGCGCGCGCGGCGCGTCGACGGTGCCGCCGCTGCCCGCCTGA
- the cydX gene encoding cytochrome bd-I oxidase subunit CydX, translating to MWYFSWILGIGVALGFGIINAMWLEANGNFPTGAADDAHDASAPATPEGRRS from the coding sequence ATGTGGTACTTCTCATGGATTCTCGGCATCGGCGTCGCACTCGGCTTCGGCATCATCAACGCGATGTGGCTCGAGGCGAACGGCAACTTCCCGACAGGCGCCGCCGACGACGCGCATGACGCGAGCGCGCCCGCCACGCCGGAGGGCCGACGTTCGTGA
- a CDS encoding nitrous oxide reductase accessory protein NosL: MKRRFPPAAVRTGFAALAAAVLVAACGYDSRTPPPPHEITDATVSVLDGMSLKDYPGPKAQIVYADGEPDFFCDTLGLFSVYLRPEHDRKVRALYVQDMGATGWQHPVGHWIDAKRAIYVIGSKKLGAMGQTFASFAAEADAARFAKAEGGKLYRFDEITPDMATTDGGVVKDQTM; this comes from the coding sequence ATGAAACGCCGTTTCCCTCCCGCCGCCGTCCGCACGGGCTTCGCGGCGCTCGCCGCCGCCGTGCTCGTCGCCGCGTGCGGCTACGACTCGCGAACGCCGCCGCCGCCGCACGAGATCACCGACGCGACCGTCAGCGTGCTCGACGGCATGAGCCTGAAGGACTACCCGGGCCCGAAGGCGCAGATCGTCTATGCGGACGGCGAGCCGGACTTCTTCTGCGACACGCTCGGGCTCTTTTCCGTCTACCTGCGCCCCGAGCACGACCGCAAGGTCCGCGCGCTGTATGTGCAGGACATGGGCGCGACCGGCTGGCAGCACCCGGTCGGCCACTGGATCGACGCGAAGCGCGCGATCTACGTGATCGGCTCGAAGAAGCTGGGCGCGATGGGCCAGACGTTCGCGTCGTTCGCCGCCGAGGCGGACGCCGCGCGCTTCGCGAAGGCCGAGGGAGGCAAGCTGTATCGCTTCGACGAGATCACGCCGGACATGGCGACGACCGACGGCGGCGTCGTCAAGGACCAGACGATGTGA
- a CDS encoding saccharopine dehydrogenase family protein, which produces MKIAIVGAGLIGHTIAHLLRETGDYEVVAFDRDPDALAKLANEGIATQRVDSADASAIREAVKGFDALVNALPYYLAVNVAAAAKAARVHYFDLTEDVRATSAIRELAEGSDRAFMPQCGLAPGFIGIAAHELVNGFTEVRDVKMRVGALPEYPTNALKYNLTWSVDGLINEYCQPCEAVRDGRRQWVQPLEGLEHFSLDGIEYEAFNTSGGLGTLCETLEGKVETLDYKSVRYPGHRELIQFLLEDLRLATDRDTLKSMMRRAVPSTKQDVVLVFVTVTGVKHGQLVQDVFTRKIFAKEICGMPMSAIQITTAGAMCAVLDLFREKKLPQSGFVRQEQVPLHAFLANRFGKLYEGGTLERMRALA; this is translated from the coding sequence ATGAAAATCGCCATTGTCGGCGCGGGTCTCATCGGCCACACCATCGCTCATTTGCTGCGCGAAACCGGCGACTACGAAGTCGTTGCATTCGATCGCGATCCGGATGCGCTCGCGAAGCTCGCGAACGAAGGCATCGCGACGCAGCGCGTCGATTCCGCCGACGCGAGCGCGATCCGCGAAGCGGTGAAGGGCTTCGACGCGCTCGTCAACGCGCTGCCGTACTACCTCGCCGTCAACGTTGCTGCCGCCGCGAAGGCCGCGCGCGTGCATTATTTCGATCTGACCGAGGACGTGCGCGCGACGAGCGCGATCCGCGAGCTGGCGGAAGGCTCGGATCGCGCGTTCATGCCGCAATGCGGCCTCGCGCCGGGCTTCATCGGCATTGCCGCGCACGAGCTCGTGAACGGCTTCACCGAGGTGCGCGACGTGAAGATGCGCGTCGGCGCGCTTCCCGAGTATCCGACCAACGCATTGAAGTACAACCTGACGTGGAGCGTCGACGGCCTCATCAACGAATACTGCCAGCCGTGCGAAGCGGTGCGCGACGGCCGCCGCCAGTGGGTGCAGCCGCTCGAGGGGCTCGAGCATTTCTCGCTCGACGGCATCGAATACGAGGCGTTCAACACGTCGGGCGGCCTCGGCACGCTGTGCGAGACGCTCGAAGGCAAGGTCGAGACGCTCGATTACAAGTCGGTCCGCTATCCGGGCCACCGCGAGCTGATCCAGTTCCTGCTCGAGGACCTGCGCCTCGCGACCGACCGCGACACGCTGAAATCGATGATGCGCCGCGCGGTGCCGTCGACGAAGCAGGACGTCGTGCTGGTGTTCGTCACGGTGACGGGGGTGAAGCACGGCCAGCTCGTGCAGGACGTGTTCACGCGCAAGATTTTCGCGAAGGAGATCTGCGGGATGCCGATGAGCGCGATCCAGATCACGACGGCGGGCGCGATGTGCGCGGTGCTCGATCTGTTCCGCGAGAAGAAGCTGCCGCAAAGCGGCTTCGTGCGCCAGGAGCAGGTGCCGCTGCACGCGTTCCTCGCGAACCGTTTCGGCAAGCTGTACGAGGGCGGCACGCTCGAGCGGATGCGCGCGCTCGCATGA
- a CDS encoding 4Fe-4S binding protein, translating into MKALLRILLLAFFVVAARPGVASIYEQELPPELFSQPDLCKWTDCASVLPGANAFSARKGSPPYVDAYADDGHARTLKGYVFLSTDIVDIQGYSGKPIVTLIGMDTKGTITGVRVLKHSEPILLVGIPESKLLAFLRQYVGKFAGARFEIGSGDAGATSLDAISGATVTVIAENQLISRCAVAIANQVGIVKETLLPQAKLLPSDTHETWRSLVERGAIAHLAIRPADVGAPDTGAPYLDLYYGYLNAPAIGKSILGDHEYAQLMSRLKPGEHALFVVANGTESFKGSGFVRGGIYDRIQVRQGINAFTFKDSDYLNLYALQAAGTPPFNETGIFIVRSARFSAAYPWKFVFLGHRSDQETGAKTFSAFASPYWLPGEFLAGGRPHVEEDAPVWRKAWTGKRLEIGLFVGWIAAVMLFFATRDRWVRRAKRADKRWVSWPKTASWLIAIGFAGWHELAQPSITQVLTLVHSLASGWNWGLFLSDPFIFVFWIAIAVTVIVWGRGVFCGWLCPFGSLSELLYKIARATGLKSLQRKLPARWHNRLRKLKYVVFAVLLVVSFFSMPWAEKLAEIEPFKTTFLVGVLHRSWPFVLFWTAIVGASIFVERPFCKYLCPLGASLALPGRLRVIKLKRKPECTSCHACAVGCGSQAIDTAGRIDPMECLLCLDCMVMYYDEHSCPPLSKERKRREKAGLPLTPVGKNGQYIPIDRV; encoded by the coding sequence ATGAAAGCACTGCTCCGGATCCTTCTGCTCGCGTTTTTCGTCGTCGCGGCCCGCCCAGGCGTCGCGTCGATCTACGAGCAGGAGCTGCCGCCCGAACTCTTCAGCCAACCCGACCTGTGCAAGTGGACCGACTGCGCGTCCGTGTTGCCGGGCGCGAACGCATTCTCCGCGCGCAAGGGCAGCCCGCCCTATGTCGACGCGTACGCGGACGACGGCCACGCGCGCACGCTCAAGGGCTACGTGTTCCTGTCGACCGACATCGTCGACATCCAGGGCTATTCGGGCAAGCCGATCGTCACGCTGATCGGGATGGACACCAAAGGCACGATCACCGGCGTGCGCGTGCTCAAGCACAGCGAGCCGATCCTGCTCGTCGGGATTCCTGAGAGCAAGCTGCTTGCGTTCCTGCGCCAGTACGTCGGCAAGTTCGCGGGCGCGCGGTTCGAGATCGGCAGCGGCGACGCCGGCGCCACGAGCCTGGACGCGATCTCGGGCGCGACCGTCACCGTGATCGCCGAGAACCAGCTGATCTCGCGCTGCGCGGTCGCGATCGCGAACCAGGTCGGCATCGTCAAGGAAACCTTGCTGCCGCAGGCGAAGCTGCTGCCGTCCGACACGCACGAGACATGGCGCTCGCTCGTCGAGCGCGGCGCGATCGCGCACCTCGCGATCCGGCCGGCCGACGTCGGCGCGCCGGACACGGGCGCGCCCTACCTCGATCTCTACTACGGCTATCTGAATGCGCCCGCGATCGGCAAGAGCATTCTCGGCGACCACGAGTACGCGCAACTGATGAGCCGGCTGAAACCGGGCGAGCATGCGCTCTTCGTCGTCGCGAACGGCACCGAATCGTTCAAGGGCTCGGGCTTCGTGCGCGGCGGCATCTACGATCGCATCCAGGTGCGGCAAGGCATCAACGCGTTCACGTTCAAGGATTCCGACTATCTGAACCTGTACGCGCTGCAGGCCGCGGGCACGCCGCCGTTCAACGAGACGGGCATCTTCATCGTGCGCAGCGCGCGGTTCAGCGCCGCGTATCCGTGGAAGTTCGTGTTCCTCGGCCACCGCTCCGACCAGGAGACAGGCGCGAAGACGTTCTCCGCATTCGCGTCCCCGTACTGGCTGCCGGGCGAGTTCCTCGCGGGCGGCCGCCCGCACGTCGAGGAAGACGCGCCCGTGTGGCGCAAGGCGTGGACCGGCAAGCGGCTCGAGATCGGTCTCTTCGTCGGCTGGATCGCGGCCGTCATGCTGTTCTTCGCGACGCGCGATCGCTGGGTGCGCCGCGCGAAGCGCGCGGACAAGCGCTGGGTGTCGTGGCCGAAGACCGCGAGCTGGCTCATCGCGATCGGCTTCGCCGGCTGGCACGAGCTCGCGCAGCCGTCGATCACGCAGGTGCTCACGCTCGTCCATTCGCTCGCGAGCGGCTGGAACTGGGGGCTTTTCCTTTCCGATCCGTTCATCTTCGTGTTCTGGATCGCGATCGCCGTCACGGTGATCGTCTGGGGCCGGGGCGTCTTTTGCGGCTGGCTGTGCCCGTTCGGCTCGCTGTCCGAGCTGCTCTACAAGATCGCGCGCGCCACCGGCCTGAAGTCCCTGCAGCGCAAGCTGCCCGCGCGCTGGCACAACCGGCTGCGCAAGCTGAAGTACGTGGTGTTCGCGGTGCTGCTCGTCGTGTCGTTCTTCTCGATGCCGTGGGCCGAGAAGCTCGCCGAGATCGAGCCGTTCAAGACCACCTTCCTCGTCGGCGTGCTGCACCGCTCGTGGCCGTTCGTGCTGTTCTGGACCGCGATCGTCGGCGCGTCGATCTTCGTCGAGCGGCCGTTCTGCAAGTACCTGTGCCCGCTCGGCGCGAGCCTCGCGCTGCCCGGGCGCCTGCGGGTGATCAAGCTCAAGCGCAAGCCCGAATGCACGAGCTGCCATGCGTGCGCGGTCGGCTGCGGCTCGCAGGCGATCGACACGGCCGGCCGGATCGATCCGATGGAGTGCCTGCTCTGCCTCGACTGCATGGTCATGTACTACGACGAGCACAGTTGCCCGCCGCTGTCGAAGGAGCGCAAGCGCCGCGAAAAGGCCGGCCTGCCGCTCACGCCCGTCGGCAAGAACGGGCAATACATTCCGATCGATCGGGTCTGA